The Fimbriimonas ginsengisoli Gsoil 348 genome window below encodes:
- a CDS encoding DNA glycosylase AlkZ-like family protein: MDAQVLRSWWATRQGLPMGMPGARPADVLAKSGWSRSVGGANPYLTLLARAGTSREEADRAVADLQIHELPSARGCTYVVPQEDFALALKVSQGFGDAGDIQVAKKYLGVTDDELEHLEERTLDVLSKGPKDPTALRNELGDAVRNLGPEGKKRGQTTTLPLILGRLQTRGEIRRVPVNGRIDQQRYAYTRWENNPLAGFDLSTEEAYTEMARRYFRWTGPASVQHFQWFSALGVKGSKSALEPLGLVPIEPGSDLLMFPDELDALHAHRVPSEPQYSLISALDGIFLHRRDVASFLEEADKDRKLPGEKGLIRARDLQDLNNHAIVDRGRIVGLWEYEQPTESIVWLGFVEPSEALRAEVARVEAYVRDQLGDCRSFSLDSPASRQKTIDMLRAGGAGR, from the coding sequence ATGGATGCGCAGGTTCTTCGGTCTTGGTGGGCGACTCGGCAGGGGCTTCCGATGGGGATGCCGGGAGCTCGACCGGCGGATGTGTTGGCGAAATCGGGGTGGTCGCGGTCCGTCGGCGGTGCCAATCCTTACCTAACGCTCCTCGCCCGCGCCGGAACGTCGCGGGAAGAAGCCGATAGAGCCGTCGCCGACCTCCAAATTCACGAGCTTCCAAGCGCCCGCGGCTGCACCTACGTTGTTCCCCAAGAAGATTTCGCGTTAGCCCTGAAGGTCAGCCAAGGTTTTGGCGACGCCGGCGATATCCAAGTTGCCAAGAAATACCTTGGCGTCACCGACGATGAGCTGGAGCACCTGGAGGAGCGAACGTTAGACGTTCTGTCAAAAGGTCCCAAGGACCCGACCGCCTTGCGAAACGAGCTGGGCGACGCCGTGCGAAACCTCGGCCCAGAGGGAAAAAAGCGAGGCCAAACGACCACGCTTCCCCTCATTCTCGGTCGCCTACAGACTCGCGGAGAGATTCGCCGGGTTCCGGTCAACGGACGAATCGACCAACAGCGGTACGCCTACACCCGATGGGAAAACAATCCGCTGGCCGGGTTTGACCTGTCCACCGAGGAGGCGTATACGGAGATGGCTCGCCGCTATTTTCGCTGGACCGGCCCCGCCAGCGTCCAACACTTCCAATGGTTCTCCGCGCTTGGCGTCAAGGGGTCCAAGTCGGCACTCGAACCACTTGGATTAGTTCCCATCGAACCGGGAAGCGACCTGCTGATGTTTCCGGACGAATTGGACGCTCTCCACGCCCACCGCGTCCCGAGCGAGCCGCAATACTCGCTCATCAGCGCGCTCGATGGAATTTTCCTCCACCGCAGAGATGTGGCCTCATTCCTGGAAGAAGCCGATAAGGATCGAAAGCTCCCGGGTGAAAAAGGGCTTATTCGCGCCCGAGATCTACAGGACCTGAACAACCACGCTATCGTCGACCGTGGCCGAATCGTCGGCCTGTGGGAATACGAGCAGCCGACCGAATCGATCGTCTGGCTCGGCTTCGTGGAGCCAAGCGAGGCGCTTCGTGCGGAGGTAGCTAGGGTTGAAGCCTATGTCCGCGACCAACTCGGCGACTGCCGCTCCTTCAGCCTCGACTCCCCCGCCAGCCGCCAAAAGACGATCGATATGCTGCGGGCAGGGGGCGCTGGGCGTTAG
- a CDS encoding sialate O-acetylesterase gives MFSMLTAGQTPAPLPFLSPVFGDHMVMQRDRPNTFWGWAAPGTSVRVTIGGHSGAGVADAAGKWSARVSPPAVGGPYKVEIDGSQHVELNDVLVGDVWVCSGQSNMEMGIGLVNNAAAEIAAANHPDIRLYTVPHATSYDPIPVNGGTWAQCSPATVSAGGWSGFSAVAYFFGRELNQRLKVPIGLVHTSWGGTIAEAWTSREALIPMKDFDGGLAQIDAAKNAKVTPYAQLVDEWFAKNDPGTSANWQSADFDDSSWKTAGAKTDFDSIGLGKFDGLVWYRREIEIPEGTKTDGATLSLGKIDDIDYTWVNGRSVGSIANWAADRNYAIPAGVLHPGKNVIAVRVMDTGGGGGLYSPASDLFLKLADGSQIPLGENWRYNVAGELAKFAQFPQDVSNNPNVPTVLYNGMIAPLVPLAIKGAIWYQGESNADRGKQYQRLLPTMIGDWRKRFGQGDFPFLIVQLANFMDPPKEPSDEAWAYLREAQTMTADHVRNAGLAVTIDIGDQVDIHPKNKQEVGLRLALQALRVAYGQNVVASGPTFRSVKSEGDAIRVTFNHTDGGLVAKGGKVEGFAIAGADGKFHWATGEIIGNSVLLRSPQVPQPVAVRYAWASNPSATLYNGSGLPAVPFRSDK, from the coding sequence ATGTTCTCGATGCTTACCGCCGGGCAAACGCCCGCTCCCTTGCCCTTTCTCAGTCCCGTATTCGGCGATCACATGGTGATGCAGCGGGACCGTCCGAACACCTTTTGGGGCTGGGCGGCTCCCGGGACATCGGTTCGCGTTACCATCGGCGGACATAGCGGCGCGGGCGTCGCCGATGCGGCGGGCAAGTGGTCGGCGAGGGTGTCGCCTCCGGCGGTTGGGGGGCCTTACAAGGTCGAGATCGATGGCAGTCAGCACGTGGAACTCAACGATGTTCTCGTCGGAGACGTGTGGGTGTGCTCGGGACAGTCGAACATGGAGATGGGGATTGGCCTCGTCAATAACGCGGCCGCCGAAATTGCCGCCGCCAACCATCCCGATATCCGCCTTTACACGGTTCCCCACGCCACCTCTTACGACCCGATTCCCGTAAATGGTGGAACTTGGGCCCAATGCTCGCCGGCGACGGTATCGGCCGGCGGTTGGAGCGGATTTTCGGCCGTCGCCTACTTCTTCGGCCGAGAGCTTAACCAGCGACTTAAGGTTCCGATCGGACTCGTACACACCTCGTGGGGAGGAACGATCGCGGAGGCATGGACCAGCCGCGAAGCGCTCATCCCGATGAAGGATTTCGACGGCGGACTCGCCCAGATCGACGCTGCCAAGAACGCCAAAGTAACGCCTTATGCCCAACTCGTCGACGAGTGGTTTGCCAAGAACGATCCCGGAACGTCGGCGAATTGGCAGAGCGCCGACTTCGACGATTCGTCGTGGAAAACGGCGGGCGCCAAGACGGACTTCGATTCGATCGGTCTTGGCAAATTCGACGGTCTGGTGTGGTACCGGCGAGAGATCGAGATTCCTGAGGGAACCAAGACCGATGGCGCGACCCTTTCGCTAGGGAAGATCGACGACATCGACTACACGTGGGTCAACGGCCGTTCGGTCGGATCGATCGCCAACTGGGCGGCCGATCGGAACTACGCGATTCCGGCTGGCGTGTTGCATCCCGGAAAGAACGTGATCGCGGTGAGAGTAATGGATACGGGCGGCGGGGGCGGCCTTTATTCTCCAGCGAGCGATCTCTTTCTTAAACTTGCCGACGGCAGTCAGATCCCGCTTGGCGAGAACTGGCGATATAACGTGGCAGGAGAGCTCGCAAAGTTCGCGCAGTTCCCACAAGATGTGTCCAACAACCCGAACGTTCCGACCGTGCTTTACAACGGGATGATCGCGCCGCTCGTTCCGCTGGCGATAAAGGGGGCGATTTGGTATCAGGGCGAAAGCAACGCCGATCGCGGGAAGCAGTATCAGCGCCTCCTCCCGACGATGATCGGCGACTGGCGGAAGCGATTCGGCCAGGGCGATTTTCCGTTCCTCATCGTCCAGCTCGCGAACTTCATGGACCCACCGAAGGAGCCGTCGGACGAGGCGTGGGCTTACCTTCGCGAAGCTCAGACGATGACTGCCGACCACGTGCGAAATGCCGGACTGGCGGTCACGATCGACATCGGAGATCAGGTCGACATCCACCCGAAGAACAAGCAGGAAGTTGGCTTGCGCCTCGCGTTGCAGGCACTGCGCGTTGCGTATGGACAGAACGTGGTCGCCTCCGGCCCGACGTTCCGGTCGGTTAAGTCGGAAGGAGACGCAATCCGGGTGACGTTCAACCACACCGATGGCGGCCTTGTGGCTAAGGGTGGAAAGGTCGAAGGGTTCGCCATCGCAGGCGCGGACGGTAAGTTCCACTGGGCGACCGGCGAGATCATCGGTAACTCGGTTCTCTTGAGGTCTCCTCAGGTCCCGCAGCCAGTCGCCGTGCGCTACGCCTGGGCGTCCAACCCCTCCGCCACTCTGTACAACGGCTCCGGCCTTCCGGCGGTGCCGTTCCGCTCCGACAAGTAG
- a CDS encoding MmcQ/YjbR family DNA-binding protein: protein MNSHFPTIQAHCLSKPNAYEDYPWGDTVWKVKPKDKIFCFGGVDSDKITVKATQDEQAALTQLPGIVPAPYLARHGWISVDLAEPQNAEMALELIDRSYELVVSPPKKSKVHPQPS, encoded by the coding sequence GTGAACAGCCACTTCCCCACCATCCAGGCCCACTGCCTCTCCAAGCCAAACGCCTACGAGGACTATCCGTGGGGTGACACGGTTTGGAAGGTGAAGCCGAAGGATAAGATCTTCTGCTTCGGCGGCGTCGATTCCGACAAAATCACCGTCAAGGCGACTCAAGATGAGCAGGCGGCGTTAACTCAGCTCCCGGGAATCGTCCCTGCGCCGTACCTCGCACGCCACGGGTGGATATCCGTCGATCTTGCCGAGCCTCAAAATGCCGAGATGGCGCTCGAGCTGATCGACCGGAGCTACGAGCTCGTTGTTTCACCGCCGAAGAAATCTAAGGTGCATCCTCAACCAAGTTAG
- a CDS encoding NAD(P)/FAD-dependent oxidoreductase codes for MQRHVIVVGAGAAGILAAWRAATLGAKVTLVEKTNRVGTKILVSGGGKCNITHSGPIEDLLKAFRPEEGRFIRPACYRFRNEEIVAMLTAKGLRVYTRPDGRIFPVDQTAKDVVGILRGYLEEERVEIKLESAASGLIVENGAVTGIRYRRAHTLTRSRLEEPEGYRANTAKNLLKQLDPVAATSAGEEIELRADRVILSTGGSSYPNSGTTGDGWPWMRELGHTVTKLRAALAPIYLETTREWSGIALRDIVLKARQGKEIARWQGDLLFTHQGVSGPTALAVSRVVAEQMETGEVTLEVDLRPNHAFEEVAAELLEFASKNPGKRITTFVDALIPDRLVEFLVDAAGIPIDLTGARLDRKARNRLATVLKAWPLGKVRHVPLEKGEVVAGGVSLDEIDPHSMASKRVKGLYLCGEILDVAGPVGGYNLQAAFATGYVAGESAARPNAT; via the coding sequence ATGCAGCGGCACGTGATCGTGGTGGGAGCGGGCGCGGCTGGCATTTTGGCGGCTTGGCGAGCCGCAACCCTCGGCGCGAAGGTCACTCTGGTCGAAAAGACCAACCGCGTCGGCACCAAGATCCTCGTCTCCGGGGGCGGGAAGTGCAACATCACTCATTCCGGGCCGATCGAAGACCTCCTCAAGGCGTTTCGTCCGGAGGAGGGACGCTTCATTCGCCCCGCCTGCTACCGTTTCCGCAACGAGGAGATCGTGGCGATGCTCACCGCGAAGGGTCTGCGGGTTTACACCCGCCCCGATGGCCGAATCTTCCCCGTCGACCAAACCGCCAAGGATGTGGTCGGAATCCTGCGCGGATATCTCGAAGAAGAGCGGGTGGAAATCAAGCTTGAGTCCGCCGCAAGCGGCTTGATCGTTGAGAACGGAGCCGTGACCGGCATCCGCTACCGCCGAGCCCACACTCTGACCCGAAGCCGCCTCGAGGAACCGGAGGGCTACCGGGCGAACACCGCGAAGAACCTTCTGAAGCAGCTCGATCCGGTCGCCGCCACCTCCGCCGGCGAAGAGATCGAGTTAAGAGCCGACCGCGTCATTTTGAGCACCGGCGGAAGCTCGTACCCCAATAGCGGCACCACCGGCGACGGCTGGCCCTGGATGCGCGAGCTTGGGCATACCGTGACCAAACTCCGCGCCGCGCTTGCTCCAATCTATCTGGAGACCACTCGCGAATGGTCCGGTATCGCGTTACGAGACATCGTACTGAAAGCCCGGCAGGGGAAAGAGATCGCCCGCTGGCAAGGCGACCTGCTCTTCACCCACCAAGGGGTCTCCGGACCGACCGCCCTCGCGGTCAGCCGCGTCGTGGCCGAGCAGATGGAAACCGGCGAGGTAACTCTCGAAGTGGATCTACGTCCGAACCACGCCTTTGAAGAGGTCGCGGCGGAACTCTTGGAGTTCGCGTCAAAGAACCCCGGCAAGCGAATTACCACTTTTGTCGACGCCCTGATCCCCGATCGCCTCGTCGAGTTCCTTGTCGACGCGGCCGGAATTCCGATCGATCTCACCGGCGCTCGTCTGGACCGAAAGGCAAGAAATCGGCTCGCCACCGTCCTCAAAGCGTGGCCCCTCGGCAAGGTTCGCCACGTACCTCTTGAAAAGGGCGAGGTCGTCGCCGGGGGCGTTTCGCTGGACGAAATCGATCCTCACTCCATGGCGTCGAAGAGAGTAAAGGGGCTCTACCTTTGCGGCGAGATCCTCGACGTCGCCGGCCCGGTAGGCGGATATAACCTCCAAGCCGCCTTCGCCACCGGGTACGTGGCCGGGGAATCCGCGGCCCGGCCCAACGCAACCTGA
- a CDS encoding SPFH domain-containing protein gives MTEPQIVTAAIIVVLVLFVPILISRLLRTVEAGTIRLVSFLGGKVSIYRGPGKSWEIPLVNTGTTIPSKAINIDLDIADQTADVDRNGQPRPIKVRVLASAIVSVGDTNELIRTAANRFFAMPLPVQNSTLTDLLTSTGRRAINLLHHDELFNAKVSFGSAANPQEPSDVLARPGFAALPNAEDDDRLAIIIKSACSRELQDLGLVFNSLNIKEVQSEVAEARRRQSAVEAKANADIVQADQERRAREAQLGAEQAVNDKQRDLEQRRAQNAAVIATAEAEKQEALRSLREAELRATQLAQATADAEKMKVNAEAMAEAEAVRLRTVAVAQADAIREINKAIAEGGDAYLALRQLEMLPQIAPVIANALASAKLVNISSDGRGAAGGAADQITGVIQTILAAQLVSTSLKDVSAPNGKEASASPSLPTPSPSIPTATTVAPIPPKVTIRKDS, from the coding sequence ATGACCGAACCGCAAATCGTTACGGCAGCGATAATTGTCGTACTAGTTCTCTTCGTTCCGATCCTGATCAGCCGGCTCCTCCGGACGGTCGAAGCGGGCACCATTCGCCTGGTCAGCTTCCTGGGCGGCAAAGTCTCCATCTACCGTGGCCCGGGAAAGAGCTGGGAGATTCCGCTGGTCAATACCGGCACCACCATCCCCTCCAAGGCGATCAATATCGACCTCGACATCGCCGACCAAACTGCCGACGTCGACCGAAACGGCCAACCGAGGCCGATCAAAGTCCGCGTCCTCGCCAGCGCGATCGTCTCGGTAGGCGATACCAACGAGCTGATCCGAACTGCCGCCAACCGCTTCTTCGCGATGCCGCTCCCGGTTCAAAACTCGACCCTGACCGACCTGCTTACGTCCACCGGCCGCCGAGCGATCAACCTGCTTCACCACGACGAGCTATTTAACGCCAAGGTGAGCTTTGGGTCCGCTGCCAACCCGCAGGAGCCCTCCGATGTTCTCGCCCGACCCGGTTTTGCCGCCCTGCCAAACGCCGAAGACGACGATCGGCTCGCCATCATCATCAAGAGCGCGTGCTCCCGCGAGCTCCAGGATCTCGGCCTTGTATTCAACTCCTTGAACATTAAGGAAGTCCAAAGCGAGGTCGCCGAAGCGCGACGCCGCCAGTCGGCGGTCGAAGCCAAGGCGAACGCCGACATCGTCCAAGCGGACCAAGAGCGGCGCGCCCGCGAAGCGCAGCTCGGCGCCGAGCAAGCCGTCAACGACAAGCAGCGTGACCTCGAGCAGAGGCGAGCACAAAACGCCGCCGTGATCGCGACCGCCGAAGCCGAGAAGCAAGAGGCGCTCCGATCGCTACGCGAAGCGGAGCTCCGGGCCACCCAGCTCGCCCAGGCTACTGCCGACGCCGAAAAGATGAAGGTCAACGCCGAAGCGATGGCCGAGGCCGAGGCGGTTCGCCTCCGCACGGTTGCCGTGGCTCAAGCCGACGCGATCCGCGAGATCAACAAAGCAATCGCCGAGGGCGGAGACGCTTACCTCGCGCTGAGGCAGCTCGAAATGCTGCCGCAGATCGCCCCCGTCATCGCCAACGCGCTTGCCAGCGCCAAGCTGGTCAACATTTCCAGCGACGGCCGTGGCGCCGCCGGCGGCGCCGCCGATCAAATCACCGGCGTAATTCAAACGATCTTGGCCGCCCAACTCGTAAGCACCTCCCTGAAAGACGTCTCGGCGCCCAACGGAAAGGAGGCATCGGCCAGCCCGTCACTGCCTACCCCCTCTCCCTCGATTCCGACGGCAACGACCGTCGCCCCGATCCCACCGAAGGTGACGATCCGAAAGGACTCGTAA
- a CDS encoding alpha/beta hydrolase has translation MRTIRLWEGDAPGAVGHEELDIPTLTVLSEQAGESKPAFIVFPGGAYAMLADHEGLPVAKWFETVGVRGFVLRYRLGPRYHHPIELGDAARAVRLVRSRAAEFGVDPKKIGVLGFSAGGHLASTISTHHDSGSDSASDPIDRASSRPDAATLIYPVISMTAPFGHMYSREMLLGKNSTDQQAEALSNYKTVSLDTPPTFLCHGANDDAVPVQNSLLYSQALADHKVPFELHVPKHGPHGFGMGAAGSPQDWRPAAEKWLRGIGF, from the coding sequence ATGAGAACGATTCGACTTTGGGAAGGGGATGCGCCGGGCGCAGTCGGCCATGAAGAGCTCGACATCCCGACGCTGACGGTTCTGTCGGAGCAGGCAGGCGAGAGCAAGCCGGCATTTATCGTCTTCCCCGGCGGCGCTTATGCCATGCTGGCCGACCACGAGGGCCTGCCGGTGGCAAAGTGGTTTGAGACGGTCGGCGTCCGGGGGTTCGTGCTTCGGTACCGGCTCGGTCCGCGTTACCACCACCCGATCGAGCTTGGAGATGCTGCTCGCGCGGTCCGGCTCGTCCGGTCGAGAGCCGCCGAATTCGGAGTTGACCCGAAGAAGATCGGCGTGCTTGGATTCTCCGCCGGCGGGCACCTCGCTTCGACGATTTCCACTCACCACGATTCCGGATCTGACTCCGCCTCCGATCCAATCGATCGAGCCTCCTCCCGCCCCGATGCCGCGACGCTGATCTACCCCGTCATTTCGATGACCGCACCATTCGGGCACATGTATTCGCGAGAGATGCTGCTCGGAAAGAATTCGACCGATCAGCAAGCGGAAGCGCTTTCCAACTACAAGACCGTCTCCCTCGACACTCCCCCGACCTTCCTGTGCCACGGAGCGAACGACGACGCCGTCCCCGTCCAAAATTCCCTTCTCTACAGCCAGGCCCTCGCCGACCACAAGGTTCCGTTCGAGCTCCACGTCCCCAAACACGGCCCCCACGGCTTCGGCATGGGAGCGGCTGGCTCGCCGCAAGACTGGCGCCCAGCGGCCGAGAAGTGGCTTCGGGGAATCGGGTTTTAG
- a CDS encoding Fpg/Nei family DNA glycosylase, whose amino-acid sequence MPEFPDIELYRVRLAERIVGSNVESLTFFNPFVLRSYAVAPQEFTGLKVVGIERLGKRIVIAVENERFIVIHLMVAGRLQWQSPAPDAKRATGKIQLAAFRFSTGLLSLIESSTRKRASIHLVAGRAGLAEHERGGLNLMDSTPAEFAQRLRATNRTLKRALTDPRTFDGIGNAYSDEILFAARISPVRTTGSLKDEEVERLHRATVETLIHWTEKLQRTVPGFPKNADVTAFRPDFAVHNRFGHPCPNCGAPIQHIVYAENETNYCARCQNEGRLLADRSLSRLLKDDWPKTLEEMLGG is encoded by the coding sequence ATGCCGGAGTTTCCCGACATCGAGCTGTATCGAGTACGGCTCGCCGAGCGAATCGTCGGATCGAACGTCGAGTCGCTGACCTTCTTCAATCCTTTCGTTCTTCGCTCGTACGCCGTAGCTCCTCAGGAGTTCACGGGCCTTAAGGTCGTAGGGATCGAAAGGCTTGGCAAGCGGATCGTCATCGCGGTGGAAAACGAGCGCTTCATCGTCATCCACCTCATGGTGGCGGGACGGCTGCAGTGGCAATCACCCGCCCCGGACGCCAAGCGAGCGACCGGAAAGATCCAGCTCGCCGCGTTTCGGTTCTCGACCGGCCTGCTCTCGTTGATCGAGTCCTCGACCCGGAAGCGCGCGTCGATCCACCTCGTCGCCGGCCGCGCCGGGCTTGCCGAGCACGAGCGCGGCGGTCTGAATCTCATGGATTCGACCCCCGCTGAGTTCGCCCAGCGGCTGCGGGCCACGAACCGGACCCTGAAGCGAGCGCTGACCGACCCTCGCACCTTCGACGGAATCGGCAACGCATACTCCGACGAAATCCTCTTCGCCGCCCGGATCTCCCCGGTGAGAACGACCGGTTCCCTCAAAGACGAGGAGGTCGAACGCCTTCACAGGGCGACCGTCGAGACGCTGATCCACTGGACCGAGAAGCTCCAACGCACCGTCCCCGGCTTCCCTAAGAACGCCGACGTCACCGCGTTCCGACCCGATTTCGCCGTTCACAACCGCTTCGGTCACCCCTGCCCAAACTGCGGAGCCCCGATCCAACACATCGTCTACGCCGAAAACGAGACGAACTACTGCGCCCGCTGCCAAAACGAAGGCCGCCTCCTCGCCGACCGAAGCCTATCGAGGCTCCTGAAGGACGACTGGCCAAAGACGCTGGAGGAGATGCTTGGGGGATAG
- a CDS encoding sialate O-acetylesterase, whose protein sequence is MPLLAAALLLAQAPTLHVPAIFADNMVLQRNQPLPFFGTAQPGTHIDVTLNGHHAYTNAKRDGTWMVKLRPMDAGGPYTATITGDGTITLRNVMVGEVWLCSGQSNMEMRVGEARESQVAQSLADPDIRMFTVQHLSSEIPAPDVTGSWVTSSGDSVVNFSAVAYWYAVELHKKLGVPIGLIHSSWGGTPIEAWTSRHAYNVKPTLAPIVKNYLAGLHDFPERKAEYDRKLADWKESVYHTDTGNDGFGMRYPEPDCDTTSWRQVTLPNLLEVTENRQMDGAVWYRKTIDVPAEWAGKPLRLVLGTIKDFDITYFNGRRIGAIDDRTPYWYAVDRVYPVPPALVHAGANTIAVRIFNQFGPGGFTGGANQLKIAPADGSGEPIFLEGAWLSKVERYIEPATEEVVNSKPQPPFGPGHPWAPGGLYNGMIDPLIPYAIKGVLWYQGEANVNYAYQYRELFPTLIEDWRRRWEEGDMPFYFVQLAGYTERLNDPVESNWAELREAQAKALALPNTGMATAVDIGEANDIHPKNKREVGRRLALIALARDYGQKVIYTGPTMREVKFEGSEAHIQYDNVADGLKSVDGSALGAFTIAGEDHKFYWGVAKLVGNTVVVSNPYVPKPVAVRYAWANNPYVNLANSEGLPALPFRTDDWPGITSGAR, encoded by the coding sequence ATGCCCTTGTTAGCCGCCGCGCTTCTTCTTGCGCAGGCTCCGACGCTTCATGTGCCCGCGATCTTCGCGGACAACATGGTGCTGCAAAGAAACCAGCCGCTGCCGTTCTTCGGCACCGCCCAACCTGGAACCCACATCGACGTCACGTTAAACGGCCACCACGCCTACACCAATGCCAAGCGCGACGGTACCTGGATGGTCAAGCTCCGCCCGATGGACGCGGGCGGCCCGTATACGGCGACGATCACCGGCGACGGCACCATCACTCTCCGGAACGTGATGGTCGGCGAAGTTTGGCTCTGCTCGGGTCAGTCGAATATGGAAATGCGAGTGGGCGAAGCCCGCGAAAGCCAGGTCGCCCAATCGCTCGCCGACCCGGATATTCGAATGTTCACCGTTCAGCATCTGAGTTCGGAGATCCCCGCCCCCGACGTTACGGGCAGTTGGGTCACCTCCTCCGGCGACAGTGTCGTGAACTTCTCCGCCGTTGCGTATTGGTACGCAGTCGAGCTCCACAAAAAGCTGGGAGTGCCGATCGGACTCATCCACTCCTCCTGGGGCGGAACCCCGATCGAGGCGTGGACGAGCCGGCACGCCTATAACGTGAAGCCGACCTTGGCCCCGATCGTAAAAAACTATCTTGCCGGCCTTCACGATTTCCCCGAGCGGAAAGCGGAATACGACCGCAAGCTAGCCGACTGGAAGGAAAGCGTCTATCACACGGATACCGGAAACGACGGGTTCGGAATGAGATATCCGGAGCCGGACTGCGATACCACTTCCTGGCGTCAGGTGACCCTCCCCAACCTGCTAGAAGTGACGGAGAACCGCCAAATGGACGGAGCGGTTTGGTATCGCAAAACCATCGATGTTCCCGCCGAATGGGCCGGTAAGCCTTTGCGCCTCGTGCTCGGCACGATTAAAGATTTCGACATCACCTACTTCAACGGCCGCCGAATCGGCGCGATCGACGACCGCACCCCCTACTGGTACGCCGTCGATCGGGTCTATCCCGTTCCTCCGGCGCTCGTCCACGCCGGAGCCAACACCATTGCGGTACGAATCTTCAACCAGTTCGGCCCCGGCGGCTTCACCGGCGGCGCCAACCAGCTTAAAATCGCCCCCGCCGACGGCTCCGGCGAACCGATCTTTTTAGAAGGCGCGTGGCTTAGCAAGGTGGAAAGATATATCGAGCCCGCGACCGAGGAAGTCGTCAACTCGAAACCGCAACCACCATTTGGTCCTGGCCATCCTTGGGCTCCGGGCGGCCTGTACAACGGCATGATCGATCCGCTCATCCCGTACGCCATCAAGGGTGTGCTCTGGTACCAGGGCGAGGCGAATGTTAACTACGCCTACCAATACCGGGAGCTATTCCCAACGCTTATCGAGGATTGGCGACGGCGGTGGGAAGAAGGCGACATGCCGTTCTATTTCGTACAGCTCGCCGGATACACCGAACGGCTGAACGACCCGGTCGAAAGCAACTGGGCGGAGCTGCGGGAGGCTCAGGCAAAGGCGCTCGCGCTCCCCAATACCGGAATGGCTACCGCGGTGGACATTGGCGAGGCCAATGACATTCACCCGAAGAACAAGCGCGAAGTCGGCCGCCGCCTCGCCCTCATCGCCTTGGCGAGAGACTACGGACAGAAGGTGATCTACACAGGTCCGACCATGCGCGAAGTCAAGTTCGAGGGGAGCGAAGCTCACATCCAGTACGACAACGTTGCCGACGGTCTTAAGAGCGTCGACGGGAGCGCCCTCGGCGCGTTCACAATCGCGGGCGAAGACCACAAGTTCTACTGGGGCGTGGCAAAGCTCGTTGGAAATACGGTGGTCGTGTCGAACCCCTACGTGCCAAAACCGGTCGCCGTCCGCTATGCTTGGGCGAACAACCCGTATGTCAACCTCGCGAATTCGGAAGGGCTCCCGGCTCTCCCGTTCCGCACCGACGACTGGCCGGGAATAACTTCGGGGGCAAGATGA